A part of Macrobrachium nipponense isolate FS-2020 chromosome 26, ASM1510439v2, whole genome shotgun sequence genomic DNA contains:
- the LOC135200078 gene encoding E3 ubiquitin-protein ligase RNF168-like isoform X1, which translates to MATGDPSKECGVCCEDYDQDIRCPRILKCYHTLCTDCISRSIRSNNQRCPFCRRPFRVNTAHEVTVNQAALDLVKFISIQESNSKSDENRCYACKSCSPDPVVEMNETCGELLMQCTASQKQVANILKYIEELHGDIKQEKSFTENSTLLHSEKISRIERSETRLQKADYCLRIQLKEVESKINELQVMKARLGDFLANKQMKSSSMKEEAEGMVSDVQKWLLNFKKQLAEGGEIRSTIKEIEERDAVDVAADTCELNGKDGVKDSLLMNTAALSLQGDFCKQSLGIGDTTDNKEIIVLEVLNQNRDDSNFEDPNLASKFIAALTFQKEVDGHKDMEETPIFEESRLKRLLDQSRLFATQTFRGKRFNDDVIKDYSNLCLHQELFDFSKPNEDQTTDGFIIL; encoded by the exons ATG GCGACGGGAGATCCTTCAAAGGAATGTGGCGTCTGTTGCGAGGATTATGACCAGGACATCCGCTGCCCAAGGATTCTCAAGTGTTATCACACGCTCTGCACTGACTGCATCAGTCGTTCCATCAGGAGCAACAATCAGCGATGCCCCTTCTGTCGGAGGCCCTTCAGAGTAAATACTGCCCACGAAGTCACGGTAAACCAAGCTGCCCTCGATCTGGTTAAGTTTATCTCTATTCAAGAATCTAATTCAAAGTCAGACGAGAACAGATGTTATGCTTGCAAATCTTGCAGCCCTGATCCCGTAGTAGAGATGAATGAAACGTGTGGCGAGCTCCTCATGCAATGCACAGCGTCCCAAAAACAAGTAGCTAACATCCTTAAGTACATTGAGGAATTGCATGGAGACATCAAACAAGAAAAGAGCTTCACAGAAAATTCTACTTTACTCCATAGTGAAAAAATTTCTCGCATCGAAAGGTCAGAAACACGACTGCAGAAGGCTGACTATTGCCTGAGGATTCAACTGAAAGAAGTGGAATCCAAGATAAATGAATTACAAGTCATGAAAGCAAGACTGGGCGATTTCTTAGCTAATAAACAGATGAAGAGTAGCAGCATGAAGGAAGAAGCCGAGGGGATGGTCTCTGATGTTCAAAAGTGGCTGCTGAATTTCAAGAAGCAGTTGGCAGAAGGAGGAGAAATCCGCTCAACAATAAAG GAAATTGAGGAGAGAGACGCAGTGGATGTAGCAGCAGACACTTGCGAACTGAATGGAAAGGACGGCGTTAAGGACTCTCTACTAATGAATACAGCAGCTCTTTCTTTACAGGGCGACTTCTGCAAACAATCTCTG GGGATCGGTGATACAACTGACAATAAGGAGATCATCGTCTTGGAAGTTCTCAACCAGAACAGGGATGACAGCAACTTCGAAGATCCAAACCTCGCGTCAAAGTTTATAGCTGCCTTGACTTTCCAAAAGGAGGTCGATGGTCATAAAGATATG GAAGAGACGCCTATTTTTGAGGAAAGCCGCCTGAAACGACTGCTGGACCAGAGCAGATTGTTTGCCACCCAGACATTCCGAGGAAAAAGATTCAACGACGATGTAATCAAAGATTACAGTAATCTTTGCTTACACCAGGAGCTGTTTGATTTCAGTAAA CCAAATGAAGACCAAACAACTGACGGATTCATAATCCTTTGa
- the LOC135200078 gene encoding E3 ubiquitin-protein ligase TRIM32-like isoform X2, with the protein MATGDPSKECGVCCEDYDQDIRCPRILKCYHTLCTDCISRSIRSNNQRCPFCRRPFRVNTAHEVTVNQAALDLVKFISIQESNSKSDENRCYACKSCSPDPVVEMNETCGELLMQCTASQKQVANILKYIEELHGDIKQEKSFTENSTLLHSEKISRIERSETRLQKADYCLRIQLKEVESKINELQVMKARLGDFLANKQMKSSSMKEEAEGMVSDVQKWLLNFKKQLAEGGEIRSTIKEIEERDAVDVAADTCELNGKDGVKDSLLMNTAALSLQGDFCKQSLGIGDTTDNKEIIVLEVLNQNRDDSNFEDPNLASKFIAALTFQKEVDGHKDMEETPIFEESRLKRLLDQSRLFATQTFRGKRFNDDVIKDYSNLCLHQELFDFTK; encoded by the exons ATG GCGACGGGAGATCCTTCAAAGGAATGTGGCGTCTGTTGCGAGGATTATGACCAGGACATCCGCTGCCCAAGGATTCTCAAGTGTTATCACACGCTCTGCACTGACTGCATCAGTCGTTCCATCAGGAGCAACAATCAGCGATGCCCCTTCTGTCGGAGGCCCTTCAGAGTAAATACTGCCCACGAAGTCACGGTAAACCAAGCTGCCCTCGATCTGGTTAAGTTTATCTCTATTCAAGAATCTAATTCAAAGTCAGACGAGAACAGATGTTATGCTTGCAAATCTTGCAGCCCTGATCCCGTAGTAGAGATGAATGAAACGTGTGGCGAGCTCCTCATGCAATGCACAGCGTCCCAAAAACAAGTAGCTAACATCCTTAAGTACATTGAGGAATTGCATGGAGACATCAAACAAGAAAAGAGCTTCACAGAAAATTCTACTTTACTCCATAGTGAAAAAATTTCTCGCATCGAAAGGTCAGAAACACGACTGCAGAAGGCTGACTATTGCCTGAGGATTCAACTGAAAGAAGTGGAATCCAAGATAAATGAATTACAAGTCATGAAAGCAAGACTGGGCGATTTCTTAGCTAATAAACAGATGAAGAGTAGCAGCATGAAGGAAGAAGCCGAGGGGATGGTCTCTGATGTTCAAAAGTGGCTGCTGAATTTCAAGAAGCAGTTGGCAGAAGGAGGAGAAATCCGCTCAACAATAAAG GAAATTGAGGAGAGAGACGCAGTGGATGTAGCAGCAGACACTTGCGAACTGAATGGAAAGGACGGCGTTAAGGACTCTCTACTAATGAATACAGCAGCTCTTTCTTTACAGGGCGACTTCTGCAAACAATCTCTG GGGATCGGTGATACAACTGACAATAAGGAGATCATCGTCTTGGAAGTTCTCAACCAGAACAGGGATGACAGCAACTTCGAAGATCCAAACCTCGCGTCAAAGTTTATAGCTGCCTTGACTTTCCAAAAGGAGGTCGATGGTCATAAAGATATG GAAGAGACGCCTATTTTTGAGGAAAGCCGCCTGAAACGACTGCTGGACCAGAGCAGATTGTTTGCCACCCAGACATTCCGAGGAAAAAGATTCAACGACGATGTAATCAAAGATTACAGTAATCTTTGCTTACACCAGGAGCTGTTTGATTTCA CCAAATGA